The Salvelinus namaycush isolate Seneca unplaced genomic scaffold, SaNama_1.0 Scaffold4, whole genome shotgun sequence DNA window caccaaatatggagtcagcaggagcagacgcACACCCAGGGTCCGTGGAGGAGCGAGTTCAACACCACACGGCAGTGTTACACCGGCTGGGGACCGCCATGGATCAGGTGATGGCGAcgatggagagatgggagagaggtggcCTTCCCACACCTTTATCAGCCACACCCCAATCAGTACCACTACCCTCTCCTTCATTGCCTGAGCACAGTGGGATTCGACTCGCCCTCCCGAGGTAGTACGATGGGACGGCGGcagggtgccaggggttcttactccagaTGGACCTAtacctggcgaccgttcgtccGGCTCCTTCGGGAGGTGAGAGCGTGAACgacctcgtctcctgcctctcaggtaaagccctggagtgggccaacgcggtATGGAACGATCCTGACTCTGCGagggaccactacccagagttcacctgCCGCTTTCGGGCCGTGTTCGATCACCCACCTGAGGgtcgagcggcgggtgaacggctggtccatctgaggcaggagaagaggagtgcTCAGGACTTTGCTCTAgaattccggaccttggccgctggcgcgggatggaacgacagggccttgaTCGATCACTATAGGTGTAGTTTGCGTGAGGACGTCCGtagggagctggcctgtagagacaccaccctctcCTTGGACCAGTTGATTGACATGTCCATTCGGTTGGACAACTTGCTGGcgacccgcggacgtccagatcgggctctgtcagttccatcccccagctcCACCACTCCAACACCCATGGAGCTAGGAGGTGCTGCAGCGagggcgaccggaggaggggGCCTTTCCTGTGCCAGCTGTGgtcgcagagggcacactgctgaccggtgctgggggggtcctcCAGGGAGTCGAGACGCCAGGCCGAGCACTGCTCGGACACCtcaggtgagtcggcaccagactcacccagagccccctgttggtcacatgtatgTATGGATTGTTTTTCCTGAATTTTCCCCTCTTTCAcggcataaggcgctagtagattcggGCGCCgcggggaattttattgaccgCGGTTTAGCGCACAGGTTAGGTATCCCCCTTGTTCAGCTTGACAAACCCTTCCCAGTGCacgccttagatagccgaccattagcgTCAGGGctagtcagggaggccacggctcCACTGGGTATGGTCACGCAGGagggtcatgaggagagaattagtctcttcctcattgattctcctgcgtttccggTGGTGTTGGGGATCCCCTGGTTGGCCCGTCACAACCCCAggatttcgtggcaacagagggctctacaGTCGAAGGAGTGCTCAGGCAGGTgtgtaggagtttccatcggtgctacaacggtggaaagtccagaccaagtctccaccgtgcgcattccctcagaatatgccgatttggctatcgccttctgtaaaaagaaggcgacccaattaccacctcatcgacgaggggattgtgcaataaatctcctggtaggcgctgcacttcccaggagtcacgtgtatcccctgtcccaggaggaaacggtggctatggagacatacatatctgaatctctggggcaggggtacattcggccctccatctcacctgcctcctcgagtttcttttttgtgaagaagaaggagggaggtctgcttccgtgcattgactatagaggtctaaattccatcacggtggggtatagttacccgctacctctcattgccacggcgattgagtcatTTCACGGAGCAcggtttttcacaaaactggatctcaggagtgcatataacttggtgcgtatccggaagggagatgagtggaagacagcgtttagtaccacatccggccattatgagtacctcgtcatgccgtacgggttgaagaatgctccagcagtcttccaatcttttgtagacgagattctcagggacctgcacggtcaGGGTGTGGTGGTTTACATCGATGATATTCTGGTCTATTCCGCTACacacgccgcgcatgtgtctctggtgcgcaaggtacttgggcgactgttggagcatgacctgtacgtcaaggctgagaaatgcttgttcttccaacaggccgtctccttccttgggtatcgcatttccacatcggggttggtgatggagtgtgaccgcattgcagccgtgcgtaattggcggactccaaccacggtaaaggaggtgcagcggttcttagggtttgccaactactaccggaggtttatccggggttttgggcaggtggctgctcccattacgtcactgctgaagggggggccggcgcGTCTGGGGtagtcggctgaggcggacagggcttttggtcgcCTGAAGGCTctttttacctcggctcccgtgctggcgcatccggacccctctttggcattcatagtggaggtggacgcatccgaggctggggttggagccgtgctctcccagcgctcgggtatgccaccgaagctccgcccctgtgctttcttttctcggaagctcagcccggcggagcgaaactatgacgtgggggatcgggagttgctggctgttgtcagagccctgaaggtgtggagacattggcttgagggggctcaacacccttttctcatctggactgaccaccgtaatctaGAGTACattcgggcagcgaggagactgaaccctcgtcaggcaaggtgggtcatgtttttcactttcactttcacACTTGTTTTCCATTTCACCCGATTTAGGTTTACCATCTCctatagaccaggctcccagaacgctaaggcagacgcactgtcccgactATATGATACGGAGGAGCGGTCCATCGATCCTGCGCCCATCCTCCCGGCTTCTTGTCTAGTGGCACCTGTGAGGTGGGAGGTGGACGCAGACATTGAGCGAGCATCGCGTGTTGAGCCTACTCCACCACAGTGTCCAGCGGGACGGGTGTACGTTCCACTGGAGGTTAGAGACAGGCTAATTTGGTGGGCTCACACGTCCCCCTCCTCTGGTCACCCGTGGATCGGTAGGACGGTGCgatgtcttagtgggaagtaccaCGGACCAGTATGACCAGATCAGGGTGTACTCCTCTTCTGATTGGTCAACTCCTCAGCAGATTATCCAGCACCCACACAGGCAGTTTCAGCACCTCACACCTATCAAGGTGAGGAATGTGGGGTGGATGGGGGTGggtttatgtctctctctctcgtagacTCAAAAGCTTCATCTTCAATCGTTGTTTGTGTCTCCAGGCCTCGTGGCACCCTCTGTTCGACCTGATGGTGGTTGGACGGTACCCTGACGAGAGGGTGTGTCCAGGTGCCCTGAGGACCATTGATATATATGATGCCAACACAGGAGAGCTGGCATGCCAACTAATGGACCCCAACGCCCCTGGCATCATATCTGTGAGTACACATTACAAATTTAGCCTTAGTTTAATGTTAGCCTGTAGCCCTAGTTTAATGTaatgttagcctgtagccttagtGTAATGTCATTATAGCCTGTAGCCTTAGtttaatgtcagtgttagcctgtaaccctagtttaatgtcagtgttagcctgtagccCTAGTTTAATGTaatgttagcctgtagccttagtttaatgttagcctgtagccttagtttaatgtcagtgttagcctgtagccctagtttaatgtcagtgttagcctgtagccgtagtttaatgtcagtgttagcctgtagccttagCTTAATGTTAGCGTGTAGCCTTAGTTTAAAGTCAGTGTTAGCCTGTAGTCCTAGTTTATTGTaatgttagcctgtagccttagtttaatgttagcctgtagccttagtttaaagtcagtgttagcctgtagccttagttgaatgtcagtgttagccttagtttaatgtcagtgttagcctgtagccttagttgaatgtcagtgttagcctgtagccCTAGTTGaatgttagcctgtagccttagtttaatgtcagtgttagcctgtagccgtagtttaatgtcagtgttagcctgtagccatagtttaatgtcagtgttagcctgtagccCTAGTTGaatgttagcctgtagccttagtttaatgtcagtgttagcctgtagccatagtttaatgtcagtgttagcctgtagccctagtttaatgtcagtgttagcctgtagccttagtttaatgttagcctgtagccttagttgaatgtcagtgttagcctgtagccCTAGTTGaatgtcagtgttagcctgtagccttagttGAATGTTAGTGTTAGCCTGTAGCCCTAGTTGaatgtcagtgttagcctgtagccttagttgaatgtcagtgttagcctgtagccttagttgaatgtcagtgttagccttagtttaatgtcagtgttagcctgtagccttagttgaatgtcagtgttagcctgtagccCTAGTTGaatgtcagtgttagcctgtagcTTTAGTTGaatgtcagtgttagcctgtagccCTAGTTGAATGTCatgttagcctgtagccttagttgaatgtcagtgttagcctgtTGCCCTAGTTGaatgtcagtgttagcctgtagccttagttgaatgtcagtgttagccttagtttaatgtcagtgttagcctgtagccCTAGTTGAATGTCAGTGTTTGCCTGTAGCCTTAGTTGaatgtcagtgttagcctgtagccttagttgaatgtcagtgttagcctgtagccttagCTTAATGTTAGCGTGTAGCCTTAGTTTAAAGTCAGTGTTAGCCTGTAGTCCTAGTTTATTGTaatgttagcctgtagccttagtttaatgttagcctgtagccttagtttaaagtcagtgttagcctgtagccttagttgaatgtcagtgttagccttagtttaatgtcagtgttagcctgtagccttagttgaatgtcagtgttagcctgtagccttagttgaatgtcagtgttagccttagtttaatgtcagtgttagcctgtagccttagttgaatgtcagtgttagcctgtagccttagttgaatgtcagtgttagcctgtagccttagCTTAATGTTAGCGTGTAGCCTTAGTTTAAAGTCAGTGTTAGCCTGTAGTCCTAGTTTATTGTaatgttagcctgtagccttagtttaatgttagcctgtagccttagtttaaagtcagtgttagcctgtagccttagttgaatgtcagtgttagccttagtttaatgtcagtgttagcctgtagccttagtttaaagtcagtgttagcctgtagccttagttgaatgtcagtgttagccttagtttaatgtcagtgttagcctgtagccttagttGAATTtcagtgttagcctgtagccCTAGTTGAATGTTAGTCTGTAGCCTTAGtttaatgtcagtgttagcctgtagccctagtttaatgtcagtgttagcctgtagccatagtttaatgtcagtgttagcctgtagccttagtttaatgttagcctgtagccttagttgaatgtcagtgttagcctgtagccCTAGTTGaatgtcagtgttagcctgtagccttagttgaatgtcagtgttagcctgtagccCTAGTTGAATGTCAGTGTTAGCCTTAGTTTAATGTCAGTGTTGGCCTGTAGCCTTAGTTGaatgtcagtgttagcctgtagccCTAGTTGaatgtcagtgttagcctgtagcTTTAGTTGaatgtcagtgttagcctgtagccCTAGTTGAATGTCACgttagcctgtagccttagttgaatgtcagtgttagcctgtagccCTAGTTGaatgtcagtgttagcctgtagccttagttgaatgtcagtgttagccttagtttaatgtcagtgttagcctgtagccCTAGTTGAATGTCAGTGTTTGCCTGTAGCCTTAGTTGaatgtcagtgttagcctgtagccttagttgaatgtcagtgttagcctgtagccttagttTAAAGTCAGTGTTAGCCTGTAGTCCTAGTTTATTGTaatgttagcctgtagccttagtttaatgttagcctgtagccttagttTAAAGTCAGTGTTAGACTGTAGCCTTAGCttaatgtcagtgttagcctgtagccttagcttaatgtcagtgttagcctgtagccttagcttaatgtcagtgttagcctgtagccttagcttaatgtcagtgttagcgtgtagccttagtttaatgtcagtgttagcctgatgtcagtgttagcctgtagccttagttTAATGTCAGTGTTAGCTTGTAGCCTTAGCTTAATGTTAGCGTGTAGCCTTAGTTTAATGTTAGCTTGCAGCCTTAGCTTaatgttagcctgtagccttagttTAATGTTAGCGTGTAGCCTTAGCTTAATGTCAGTGTTAGCGTGTAGCCTTAGCttaatgtcagtgttagcctgtagccttagCTTAATGTTAGCGTGTAGCCTTAGtttaatgtcagtgttagcctgtagccttagCTTAATGTTAGCGTGTAGCCTTAGTTTAATGTCTTCATTTATGTATTTGTGCTGCATTAATGTTCAAGCCATCATTGGGTCAAAAATAATGTCCATTTTTACATCTCTGCACACCTTCCTTTCCAGGTCAACAAGTTCAATCCAATGGGAGATGTTTTAGGATCTGGAATGGGTGAGTCTGTGTTGTAAATACTGGACTATGTTTGTAATCTCGGCACCCAGGATCAAATCAGCTCAGAGACGAACTATGTTTGTAGCTGGAAATATTCTGAAGCATTTGATTCTTTTGCTAAAAATCAGTGTTCAacttgggaatagggtgccagccctggtcaaaagtagtgcactatttagggaatagggtgccagccctggtcaaaggtagtgcaatatatagtgaatagggtgccagccctggtcaaaggtagtgcaatatatagtgaatagggctctggtctaaagtagtgcactatatagggaatagggctctggtctatagtagtaccactatatagggaataatgtgccatttgggacaataAGGTTTTTGTGTTCCAACCACAGGAGTGAACATCCTAGTGTGGAACAGAGGTGAGACATTGGCTGGTAAGCAGCAGAGAGGAGAGCTACAACAGGAAGCAGGAGTCCAGGTTGGCAGAGGTAGAGGCCagcggaggagaagaggggagactcGGAGGGGGGAGGATGAGGACGACATTGGGAAGCTGAAGAAGAAGCTGTCTTCCTCCTCGGTGACCAGAACCAGAACATCCAGGGACAAACAGCACAACAGCCAGACACAGAAGGGTCCAAATAAATAAacggggagaaggggagagaggttTTTTTGTGAT harbors:
- the LOC120041007 gene encoding DNA damage-binding protein 2-like, encoding MVVGRYPDERVCPGALRTIDIYDANTGELACQLMDPNAPGIISVNKFNPMGDVLGSGMGVNILVWNRGETLAGKQQRGELQQEAGVQVGRGRGQRRRRGETRRGEDEDDIGKLKKKLSSSSVTRTRTSRDKQHNSQTQKGPNK